The Pseudomonas moraviensis genome contains the following window.
AGGTTTTCTCCATCATGGTTCACATACCAATCAATCCACTTGCGGGACGCAGCTCATGAAACTTGAAGCCAACACGATCTTCATCACCGGCGGCACTTCCGGCATCGGCCGCGCATTGGCCGAGGCCCTGCATCAGCGCGGCAACAAGGTCATCATCGCTGGTCGTCGCCAGGCCCTGCTGGCAGAGATTGCCCAAGCGAATCGGGGCATCGACACCGTGCAGCTGGACATCAACGATGCGCAGCAGATCAAGGAAGTCGCCGCCGAAGTCATCCGCCGCCATCCGTCGTTGAACGTGATCATCAACAACGCCGGGATCATGCCCTTCGACAACGCGGGTTCCGGCGACTACGACGATGCGCAGGCCGTCGGTCTGTTGCAGACCAACCTGCTCGGCCCAGTGCGCATCAGCGCGGCGTTCGTCGAACACCTCAAGCGTCAGCCCGAGGCCTACATCATCAACAACAGCTCGGTGCTGGCCTACCTGCCGCTGGCGACCACGGCGCTGTATTCGGCGACCAAAGCGGCTATCCATTCCTACTCGCTGTCGCAGCGTTTCATGCTGCGCGACACCAGCGTCAAGGTCCTGGAAATCGCGCCACCTTGGGTTGATACCGACCTGATTCACAAGAGCGGCGACGAGCGCGCCATGCCGCTGGGCGAGTTTATCGAGGAAACCCTGCTCAAGCTGGAAACCGCCACCACCGAAGTGCTGGTTGACCGAGTCTTGCCGCTGCGAGCCAACCAGGGCGCGAACGAGCACGGGCTGATCGAGCAGTTCAACCTGTCGCTGTTGGAAAATCCTATTCCGGTGGCCTGAACTCACCGACAGAAACACCCGGGCTCAATGCCCGGGCTCAATGCCCGGGTAGCCTGGCTGTTGATCATGTTCATTCACAACGCGGCAAGCCAAACACCACCCGCGCCCCGCTCGGCTCATTGCGCTCGGCCCACAACCGTCCGCCATGACTTTCAATGATCGTGCGGCAGATCGACAGGCCCATGCCCAGCCCGGTGGATTTGGTGGTGAAGAACGCCGTGAACACTTGCTCCGCCCGCTCGCAGGCGAAGCCTGGACCTGAATCGCTCACGCTGATTTGTACGTTATCGCCCAGCGCTTCACTGCGAATCAGCAGACGTCGCTGCCCCTCTGCCATGATCGTCATGGCTTCGAGGCTGTTGATGATCAGGTTGAGCAACACCTGTTGCAGTTCGACCCTGTCCGCCACTACTAAAGGCAAATCTGCCGCCAGCTCAACGCTGACCTCAGCGCCGTGCTTGAGCGCTTCGCCACGGCTGAAACCGACCATTTCCTCAACCAGCACATTGAGGCTGACAGGCTGGCGCTGCGGTGGGGTTTTGTGAATCAGCGCGCGGATGCGTCCGAGAACGTCTGCCGCCCGGTTGCCATCGACAATGATATGCCGCAGGCCCTGCTCCACCTCGTCGAGGTTCGGCGGCTGCGCACCGAGCCAGCGTAGCGCGGCGTTGGCATTGGTGACCGTGGCGGCGATCGGTTGATTGACTTCGTGAGCGATCGACGCCGCCAACTGGCCCATGGTTGCCACGCGATTGGCGTGGGCCAGTTCCGTTTGCACCTGGCGATAACGGCGCTCGCCTTCGCGCACTTGCTCTTCGGCGAGCTTGCGTTCGCTGATATCCAGCACGAAGGCCAGGCCCTGCTGCTGACTGGCTTCGAATGCAGCCAGACCGACGATCACCGGCAGCCGACTGCCGTCCTTGCGGATGTATTCCTTTTCGAATGGCTGCGCGCGGCCGGTGCGGATGGCGGTTGCCAGTGCGGCGTCGCTGTTGGCGCGCATCGACGACGGGGTCATGTCGCGCCAGTGTACGAGGCCCGATAGCAGCTCATCACGGGCGTAACCGACCATGCGCAGGAACGCGTCGTTGGCCTCGATGATTTTCCCCTCCGCGCTCCACACGATGATGCCGATAATGTTCGCATCGACCAGCCGACGGATCTTCGCTTCGCGCTCGGCGAGGTCGCGGTACAGGCGCGCGTTGTCCAGCGAGATCGCTGCCTGCGACGCCACCAGCCGCAGCACGGCCAGACGCGCGGGGCTGAACACCCCGGCGGACAGGTTGTTTTCCAGATACAACGCCCCGACCACCCGCGCCTGGTTCATCAGCGCCAGGCACAGGATCGAGCGCGCGCCACGCTGCTGGATGTACGGATCAGCGACGAACAGCGGATCGGCCGCGGCGTCGTCCAAACACAGGTGGACGCCGGTGCGCAGCGTCTGATACAGCACCGACTCGGCCAGCGCCACCGCGTGCAACGGCTCGTTGCACAGCTGCGTGGCATCGTCGCCAATGCGGGTTTGCGCGGCGATATACGGTGTGTCGGCATTGAGCAGGATGAGCAGGCCCTGTTCGGCTCCGGCCTGTTCGATCGCGGTGCGCATGACCGTTTCAATCAAGCGGTCGAGGACGATTTCGCCGGAGACTGCTTGAGAGACCTTGAGCACCGTCGTCAGATCCAGGTGTTCAACCGCCGTAACGAGGGTGGCGGTCGGCTCTGGCTGCGCGACTTCGGAGCGCAGAAAACGATGTTTGCGATCCAGCTCCCGCACCTTGCCATCGGCGCCCCAACGCACATAGGCATAACGCGCGTCACGCAGATAAACACGGGCGATCTTGGCAAGACCGCGAGCACGATAGAACTGCGCGGCCAGTTCGTTGGCCAGCGCCTCTATATGGACCAAATCGTTGTCCTGGGCCAATTGAATGGCCTGTTCGTACAGCGATTCGGCCTCAAGTAACTGGCCAGTGACGCGCGCCATTTCCGCCGTGACCAGCGCCACCTGACTGGCGAAGGTTTCCGCACACAAGCGCGCCCACGTCTGCAATTGCGCGTGGTGTTGGCCCAGGCGCTGCAACGCATCGACATCGGTTTCGCCGTGAGCGGCCAAGGTCAACGCCGCATAAAAATGGTATTCGGCCTCCTCGAAAAATGCCGAAATCACCCACAACAATCCCTGAACTTGGGTCGCGCATTCAGCGGCGCCCGCGTAATCCCCCGCCAGATAGCGCGCCTGCAACTTGCGCACCCAATACTTGCCGCGTGCCAGCGCCAGGTCCGGCGAGCTGGTCAAATGCGCCTCGACAGCTGTCTCGTCGAATCCGTCGTCGTTGAGACAGCCAAACTGCGGCGTCTGTCCACGCAGCATGCGGATCAGCGCCAACTGGCAGCGCATGAAATCGGCCACCAGACCGAAACCGACCTTCTCTGCATAGCCCAGGCCTGATTCGGTTTGCGCCTGCACCTCTGCCAACGGCTCGCCGATAAATAGCAGATCGGAAATCAGGCTGTTACCGGCAAACGCCGCATACGGCAGATCCCCGGTGCGATGGGCCGCGTTGAGCGCCCGACGCAGCAGTTCGCGGCACTCGCGTACGGGCCGCATCCAGCGCACCACGAAGATCGAAAAGCACAGATAGGTGCTCGCCTCGTAACGCGTGAGGCCGCGTCGATCAACCAGATCGCAGCCCAGGCGGCCAAACCGATAACCGGCGGCATAGTCGCCAAAACGTGGGCCCGACACGCGTCCGAAGTTGGCGTAGAGCAAGCAGGAAGCGTCGCAGTTGCCATATTGCAGGCTCAGGCTGATCGCTTTGCAGATGGTCAGGCTGGCGAGGTTCAAGTTCGATTGCACAGCCGGCGCGAAGAGTTTGCCCAGCGCATCGAGGGTCACCCGTGCGGCGGGGTCTTCCATTGGCGGCAAGTCGATCATCTGCTCAATGGTGCGCCCGCGCAGGTTGGTCCAGACCTGCTGATATTCGTCGCGCACCTGGGCATCGTTCGGATGCGCTGGCCAATCGATGCCGACCCGACGCAGATAGGCCAGACATACTGCCACCGCACGGTCACTGCGATCGAGCAGCAGATAGACATCCATTTGCAGGCACGCCACCGCCGCGCGCTCGACGGTGGTCACGGCGCGCTCGGCCAATGCGGCCAGGCGCGTGTCGGCCTGCGCCAGTTGGCCAGTGAGAAACTCGCATTCGGCGCGGTTCAGCTCCAGCGCAAAACCCAGTTCATGCCGACTGTCATAGCCCTGCTCGCCCAACAACTCCGCCCCGGCCCCCAGGTAGGTCAGCGCCGAGGTGTAGGCGGTCGAGGCCTTGGCGCGCTGACCAGCGAGCAGGTTGAATTCGGCAAGTTGCTCACGTTCGGCGCGCAAGCTGATCAGGTGCGCGCCGCGATTGAGCTGGCCGACAATTTCGAAGATCGCTTCCTCGCGCCGCTCACCCTGGGTTTGCAGCGCGAGCAGCCGGCCGATGCGCAGATGCATTTGCGCCCGTTCGGTCTCAGCGATCAGCGAATACGCCGCTTCATGGATGCGGTCATGCACAAACCGGTAGGCACCGTCCTGACGCTCGACCAGCTCCAACCGCACTGCCGGCCATACCGCCGCGTGGACGTGAGGCACCGGCACACCGAGGACAGTCGCCAGCGTGTCGAAACGTGCAACGTTACCCAAACAGGCGAGTTGTTGCAGCGCCTGGCGCGTTTGCAGCGGCAGCCGCGCCAGTTTGCCAACCATCAAATCGACGACATTGTCGGTATAGCCCTTGCCGTTGATCAGGTGCACATCCCAGCGCCAGCGATTGCGCGCCGGCTCGTAGGTCAGCAGCTTTTCCTCGGCCAGGGCGTGGAGAAACTGGATGACGAAAAACGGATTGCCGGCAGTCTTTTCCAGCACCAGCCGCGCCAGCGCGACGATGCTCGCCGGCGGGCAGCGCAGTGACTCGCTGATCAGTTGTTCGATGTGCGCGCCGGCCAGGGGTGCGAGGCGAATCTCGTCAATCCGTACGCCAGCGCTACACAGCGTGTTGAGGGTACGGCTGAGTGGATGATCGCGATCCACCTCGTTGTCGCGATAGGCGCCTACCAGCAGCAGATGAGGAATCTCGGCACGGCTGAGCAAATCTTCAAGCAGATCCAGGGTGGCCGCGTCGAGCCACTGCAGGTCGTCGAGGAACAATGCCAGCGGGTGCTCGGCCTGGGCGAACACACCAATGAATCGCTGCAAGACCAGCAGGAAGCGCTGCTGCGCCTGCTGCGGTTCCAGCTCTGGCACGGCTGGCGGCTCGCCGATGATCAGCTTCAGTTCGGGGATCAGGTCGGTGATCAGCCGCGCATTCGGTTCCAGCGCCCGCAGTAGCGCTTCGCGCCATTGCGCCAGCACTTCGGCACGCTTGCCCAAAAGCGTGCGCACCAGCCCCTGAAAGGCCTGGACCAGCGTCGAATAAGGCACGTCGCGCTGGTACTGGTCGAACTTGCCGGCGGCGAACAAGCCACGGGTCGGCACCAGCACTTTGTGCAGTTCACTGACCACCGACGATTTGCCGATGCCGGAGTACCCTGAAACCAGCACCAGCGCCGGAGCGCCTGTTTGCACCACGCCGGTGAAGGCATCGATCAACGTTTGCACTTCGTGTTCACGGCCGTAGAGTTTTTCCGGGATCAGCAAGCGCTCGAAGGCGCCCTGCTCGTTCACCGTAAACGTCTCGATCAGCCCTGCCCGGCGCCAGTCGTCGAGGCACCGGCGCAAGTCATGCTCGACGCCGGCCGCCGTCTGATAGCGGTCCTCGGCGGTCTTGGCCAGCAACTTCATGACCACTCGCGACAGCATCGGCGGCACCGTCGCCACCCGTTCACACGCCGACATCGGCAGCCGGGCGATGTGGCAATGCACCCATTCCATCGGGTCATTGGCACTGAACGGCAGCGAGCCGGTGAGCATTTGGTATAGGGTCACGCCAAAGGCATACAGGTCGCTGCGCGAATCGATCGAACGATTCATCCGCCCGGTCTGCTCCGGCGCCATGTAGGCCAGCGTGCCGGCGATGGTTTCCGGCGGCGTGGGCGCCTGCCGTTCGCGGGGCACGCGCGAGGTCAGGCCGAAGCCGGTCAACCGCGCGGCGCCATCTCGGCAAAGGACTAAGATGTGCTGCGGTTTCAGGTCTTTGTGCACCAGACCACGCTGATGCAGATGGCCCAGCGCTTTGGCAATGTTCACGGCCATTTCCAGGCAGGTTTCGATAGCCAGTGGTGCGACCAGCAATCGCGACAACGGCTCGCCGCCCGGATCATCGAACAGCAGACGAACCCGCGTGCCCGCGCGCTCGAAAGCAGTCGGCCGCAATGCCCAGGCAGGATCGAGGTCTTCCCTGAGGCTGTATTCGTGCGCGAGCCGCTCCAGGGTCGCCGGCGAAGGCTGACCCAGCGCCGGACGCATCGCCAGTACGCTGCCCTCTCCCGACCCGCGCTCGCGGCAAAACACCCGCTCGCCGTCGTCCCACAAAATCTGTTTTTTGCTGGCCATCTGCGTCGACACTGCTCAAGGTTTTTTCTGCCGCACGGTGGCAAGACCTGCGGTTGCTCAAACGATGCGTGTGATGCTCAGGGGCTGCGCAACACGGGTTCGATGCCCAGCGCTTCAGCGATACGCACCAGATCGGCCACCGAACGCGCAGCCAGTTTGCGCATGACCTGGCCGCGATGGACCTTGACCGTGACCTCGCTGAGGTTGAGTTGCCCGGCAATCTGCTTGTTCATCAGCCCGGCAATGACGAAGCCGAGCACCTCGCGCTCACGGGTGGTCAGGGTTTCGTAAGCCCGACGCAGAACGGCGCCGGAGTGTTCGGCGGCCAGCCGCGCGCGGTCGCGGGCCAACGCACTGGCCACCGCATCGAGCATGTCCTGATCACGGAACGGCTTGGCCAGAAAATCCACCGCACCGGCCTTCATCGCCTTGACGCTCATGGCGATATCGCCGTGGCCAGTCATAAAGACCACGGGGATGCGCAAGCCGTTTTTTTCCATCTGCTCTTGAAAAGTCAGACCGCTTTCGCCGCGCAGGCGCACGTCGAGCACCAGACAACCGGGTACCTCACGTTGCGCTTGCGCGAGGAAATCAGCGGCACGGTCGAAGGTCTGCACTCGCAGGCCGATCGAACGCAGCAAGCTGTCGAGCGCCTGGCGCATCGAGGCATCGTCATCGACCACATACACCACCGGTTCGCTGAGCACGCCGGGACTTTGCGCAGGGCTGGAATGCGACCACAGGGTCATGGTGTCTCCTCGGCGAGATCGCAGCACGCATTGGGCTGGTCAATAAATCTAGTTCAGGATGGCGACCGCAGCCAGACACCGGCCAGACGGTCAGCGATCAGGCTAACAGTCGTCGCCATTGCCGGCCGGCCAGAAACCCCTGAAAATCGGCCAGGCTGAGGCAGTCCGGCCTTCGGCGCAGCAAACAGGCAGGCCTGCGATGCCCACACGACCCTCTTTTACATCGGCCCCGCGCGACGTGGTATTCATTGCCTATCCGCGCCTGAGCCTGCTCGATCTCAGCGGTGCGCAGACCGTATTCTGGGCAGCGAGCAAAGCCTTGGCCGAGCGCGGGCAGCCGGGTTATCAACTGCACACCGCCAGCCTCACCGGCGGCTTGATCCAGACTGTCGAAGGCCTGCCCATCGATACCCAGGCGTTGAGCACACTGAACATTGCCGCACTGGACACGCTGGTCGTGCCCGGCGCGCCGGACATCTGCCAAAGCCTCGACGAGCACCGCGAACTGAGCGACTGGCTACGGGATCATGCCCACCTCGCCCGCAGCGTGGTTTCCGTGTGCAGCGGCGCCTTCCTGCTGGCGCAGGCCGGTTTGCTTGACGGCCGTCGGGCCGCCACCCACTGGGCGATGTGCGACGCCCTGCGTGATCGCTTTCCCGCGATCGAGGTGGATGTCGATGCGATTTTCATTCAGCAGGGCAAGGTCTGGACTTCGGCCGGAGTGACCGCCGGCATCGATCTGGCGCTGGCGCTGGTCGAGGCCGATTGCGGCCGCGAAGTGACGCTGCAGGTCGCGCGGGAACTGGTGGTTTACATCAAACGTCCCGGCGGTCAGGCGCAATACAGCACGCTGCTGCAATCGCAGGCGCAGGATGGTTCGCTGTTCGATGATCTGCACCTGTGGCTGATGGACCGCCTCGGCGATCCCAACTTGACCGTGCAACGTCTGGCCGAGCAAGCCGCGATGAGCCTGCGCAACTTCACGCGCGTCTACAAAGCGCGCACCGGGCGCACGCCGTCGAAAGCGCTCGAGCTATTCCGCCTCGAGGCCGCCAAACGCCTGCTGGAAAACTCTCCGCACAAAATCGAACGAATCGCCCGCCTCTGCGGCTTCAGCGACGAAGAGCGTCTGCGCGCCTGCTTCCAGCGGCATCTGTCGATTTCCCCCCGCGACTACCGCAGCCGATTCAGCCGCGAAGGCTGAACCGCTATACCTAGGTATAGTTTTGCCCGCTGGCCATTGGCGTATGGTGCAAGAACGACAGGAGTCACCCAGCTCGGCCGCCCGGCCCGGGAGCGTTATGCACAAGACGTATGTCATCGCGGTGGTGGACGACGACGAGGCCATGCGCACGTCGCTGAGCAGTTTGCTGCGAGCGTCGGGTTATCGAGTGCTCGGCTATGCGGGGCCGTCGGATTACCTTGAATCGGATGGGCCGGAGCAGACTGATTGTCTGATTTCCGATATTCAGATGCCGGGCATGACGGGTTTGCAGATGCTGGATGCACTGCGGGCGCAAGGCTGGAGGATGCCGGTGATTTTCGTGTCGGCGCATGCGGGCGATTTGCCTTGCGACAAGTCCCGAGCGACTGATGTCGTTGCCTGCCTGCGTAAACCCTTTGCGGCGCACGAGTTAATTGCCTGGGTCGAGGTTGCACTGCGTAAATCTGAAAACACTTGATAAGGCCGTCAGCGCATTGAATTGCCTGTCGCCTGGATTTATCGACCCATAATCGACTTGGTCGATCATGTCGATGTCTGACAGAAGACAACACGGTCGGCTCCCTCTCGTTGGGGAGAGGGGAAGCTCAGAGATGACCGAAGTAGTTGAGCTATCCCGTTTCCCTCCAGCGCTGACTTGATCACACGGAAATGAGAGGCACCTCAAAATCTAGAATCAAAGCGCCACTAATTGCCACTGCAAACTCCGCCTGTCACCCTTCTCCCCGTTCAAAAGGACCAGAACAAGGAACCAAGGATTGAGCGGCTACGTCCCAAACCCACCCAAGGGTTACCGCAACACCGGCGTCGAACCCGTTGACCTGAACGCCCAGCACTGGGCGCAATATAAAGAACTCTCGCCCGCGCCAGACGCAAAACCCGACCTCAAGGGCTGCGTCTTCGCCAAAAGCTGCAACCTGCCCGATGGCGAAATCAACCACAGTAACCCGACAGGGTTCGTCCCCGTTGAAAAACTGGCGGACTACGGGCTATGGGCCGTTTTGGCCACTGGCGCAGCGATTAGCGCCGAAGGCACGTCCCTCCAGTTTGTCGGCGGCTCCGCAACTGGCAGTGCCGTTGCCCAACGGCTGGGCGGCTCACTCGCGCTAGGCCTACTCGACGGTGCAGGCGCCGTTGCAGCAGGCGCTGCCGTGGGCACCGTCGCGCTATTGATGCCCAACACCAGCATCGCCCCGGACAGTGCCTTTTATAAAGACGATCAATACGCCACGCTAGAAACCGGCCGAACGCGTGTTCGTGTCAACGTAAAAACGTTGCCGGACGGCTCCGTCAACGCCTACGGCTTTTACACCGGCGGCAAGAAGGACTGGGAAAATGTACCGGTCATCAAAGCGCAGAAAGACGGCCAAAAATTCATCGCCGACATCGGCAACGGCATCGGTCTGACCTGAACACCGGGTGCGAGTCCCGACGGAGTGCTGGGGATCCCAGCGCTGGAAGGTGCCCCTCAGCTACCTCCCGTCTGGGTCTAACCGCCGACACCACAATCGGACACGCTGCTGGCCAACCCCGCGCACCCACCTGAGTTTCAGGATGCGATCATCTGGTTCCCGGAGGATGCGGGGATTGAGCCCATCTACATCGTGCTCAGCACGCAGCTAGAGAAGAATAAGCAAAAGGGCAAAGCGTTCGAAGAAGCGTCCTTTGACGAGTTCAGCAAGATCAAACCTGAAGCCGCCCGTGAGGTCACCGTCAAAACCGACAGCGGTGTACGCACGCGCATTGATATGATGGGCCGCGATGCGGACGGCAACATCTCCTGCGTCGAATGCAAATCTTCGGAAACAGCGCCACTGACGCGCAATCAGAAATTGGGCTTTCCAGAAATAGAAAAGACCGGCGCAACCGTCGTCGGCAAAGGTAAACCCGGCTTCACCGGAGGCACCCGAATCCCACCCACCAGAGTCGACATCATTCGACCTGACCCGACCCTCTGAGGGAGCAGACATGTCCATCACCGAAACAAAAGTCGTCGACATCATCGCAGTGCCCGAGTGGGAACCCGACAATGTCGTACTCGTCATCACTGATCACTTGGAATGGGGCGACAAAGCTCAACAGGGTGAACACCTGTTGCTGCTACAAGAAAAGATCAACACCTACATCGCCTTCATCGAGAGCGGCGAACTGCTGGAAAGCTATCCGCCAGCCAAGGGCAAGAATCCGAAAATTCGCATCAATGGTTTATATGAGCTGCCTGAGCAAGGTGCAACCTTTATCGACCGCGTGACCGAGGTACTTAAAGGCGTAGGCATCGGAATGGAATTTGTGCTTAAGGACGATTTTGCCGTTCGACACTAGGCGTGTGAGCTAGTAGAGCTAAAGCAAAGCAAAGGGCGGCAAGCCACAGAGCTGTAGCTCGGTTCCCTCAGAGGGATTGAACAAATCGGCTGGAGGCCAAGGATCCGCAGTGTCCTTAACAGACCCGAACATTATCGATATGTGGGGAATCCCCAAATCGGACAGTGGCACCATCATCCTGGGCATCGCTGACCACCTAGAATGGGGCAATAAGACCCTGCAAGCCGAGCACCTGCTCGCGCTACAACGGAAGATAAACGGCTACATCGCTTTCATCGAAAGCGGTGAGATCGATAACAAGATTCCCGCTGCACTCGGCAAGTCACTTGTCATCCGTGTTTACGGCAAACACGAGGCTTCGGAGCAGGGGAAATTGTTCTTCGAGCGCGTGGCCGAGCTCCTGAGAAAAGTGGGAATCGGTTTTGAGTTCGTTTTCAAAGCAGACTAAGCGCTATGTCATTTGTGATCCCAGTGCTGGCAGGTAATTTTTTCACCTGCCAGCCGAGGCGTTTTTCTGCTGCTCTACGGCCAACAGTGGAAGAGCCAAAAAGCCCGTCTACGACGCGACTTGCTTGAAACTCTCCGCCCCACGATGCAACGGCCTTGAGATCG
Protein-coding sequences here:
- a CDS encoding SDR family oxidoreductase — translated: MKLEANTIFITGGTSGIGRALAEALHQRGNKVIIAGRRQALLAEIAQANRGIDTVQLDINDAQQIKEVAAEVIRRHPSLNVIINNAGIMPFDNAGSGDYDDAQAVGLLQTNLLGPVRISAAFVEHLKRQPEAYIINNSSVLAYLPLATTALYSATKAAIHSYSLSQRFMLRDTSVKVLEIAPPWVDTDLIHKSGDERAMPLGEFIEETLLKLETATTEVLVDRVLPLRANQGANEHGLIEQFNLSLLENPIPVA
- a CDS encoding DUF6572 domain-containing protein produces the protein MSITETKVVDIIAVPEWEPDNVVLVITDHLEWGDKAQQGEHLLLLQEKINTYIAFIESGELLESYPPAKGKNPKIRINGLYELPEQGATFIDRVTEVLKGVGIGMEFVLKDDFAVRH
- a CDS encoding response regulator transcription factor, which translates into the protein MTLWSHSSPAQSPGVLSEPVVYVVDDDASMRQALDSLLRSIGLRVQTFDRAADFLAQAQREVPGCLVLDVRLRGESGLTFQEQMEKNGLRIPVVFMTGHGDIAMSVKAMKAGAVDFLAKPFRDQDMLDAVASALARDRARLAAEHSGAVLRRAYETLTTREREVLGFVIAGLMNKQIAGQLNLSEVTVKVHRGQVMRKLAARSVADLVRIAEALGIEPVLRSP
- a CDS encoding DUF6572 domain-containing protein encodes the protein MSLTDPNIIDMWGIPKSDSGTIILGIADHLEWGNKTLQAEHLLALQRKINGYIAFIESGEIDNKIPAALGKSLVIRVYGKHEASEQGKLFFERVAELLRKVGIGFEFVFKAD
- a CDS encoding GlxA family transcriptional regulator, with the translated sequence MPTRPSFTSAPRDVVFIAYPRLSLLDLSGAQTVFWAASKALAERGQPGYQLHTASLTGGLIQTVEGLPIDTQALSTLNIAALDTLVVPGAPDICQSLDEHRELSDWLRDHAHLARSVVSVCSGAFLLAQAGLLDGRRAATHWAMCDALRDRFPAIEVDVDAIFIQQGKVWTSAGVTAGIDLALALVEADCGREVTLQVARELVVYIKRPGGQAQYSTLLQSQAQDGSLFDDLHLWLMDRLGDPNLTVQRLAEQAAMSLRNFTRVYKARTGRTPSKALELFRLEAAKRLLENSPHKIERIARLCGFSDEERLRACFQRHLSISPRDYRSRFSREG
- a CDS encoding trifunctional serine/threonine-protein kinase/ATP-binding protein/sensor histidine kinase, which translates into the protein MASKKQILWDDGERVFCRERGSGEGSVLAMRPALGQPSPATLERLAHEYSLREDLDPAWALRPTAFERAGTRVRLLFDDPGGEPLSRLLVAPLAIETCLEMAVNIAKALGHLHQRGLVHKDLKPQHILVLCRDGAARLTGFGLTSRVPRERQAPTPPETIAGTLAYMAPEQTGRMNRSIDSRSDLYAFGVTLYQMLTGSLPFSANDPMEWVHCHIARLPMSACERVATVPPMLSRVVMKLLAKTAEDRYQTAAGVEHDLRRCLDDWRRAGLIETFTVNEQGAFERLLIPEKLYGREHEVQTLIDAFTGVVQTGAPALVLVSGYSGIGKSSVVSELHKVLVPTRGLFAAGKFDQYQRDVPYSTLVQAFQGLVRTLLGKRAEVLAQWREALLRALEPNARLITDLIPELKLIIGEPPAVPELEPQQAQQRFLLVLQRFIGVFAQAEHPLALFLDDLQWLDAATLDLLEDLLSRAEIPHLLLVGAYRDNEVDRDHPLSRTLNTLCSAGVRIDEIRLAPLAGAHIEQLISESLRCPPASIVALARLVLEKTAGNPFFVIQFLHALAEEKLLTYEPARNRWRWDVHLINGKGYTDNVVDLMVGKLARLPLQTRQALQQLACLGNVARFDTLATVLGVPVPHVHAAVWPAVRLELVERQDGAYRFVHDRIHEAAYSLIAETERAQMHLRIGRLLALQTQGERREEAIFEIVGQLNRGAHLISLRAEREQLAEFNLLAGQRAKASTAYTSALTYLGAGAELLGEQGYDSRHELGFALELNRAECEFLTGQLAQADTRLAALAERAVTTVERAAVACLQMDVYLLLDRSDRAVAVCLAYLRRVGIDWPAHPNDAQVRDEYQQVWTNLRGRTIEQMIDLPPMEDPAARVTLDALGKLFAPAVQSNLNLASLTICKAISLSLQYGNCDASCLLYANFGRVSGPRFGDYAAGYRFGRLGCDLVDRRGLTRYEASTYLCFSIFVVRWMRPVRECRELLRRALNAAHRTGDLPYAAFAGNSLISDLLFIGEPLAEVQAQTESGLGYAEKVGFGLVADFMRCQLALIRMLRGQTPQFGCLNDDGFDETAVEAHLTSSPDLALARGKYWVRKLQARYLAGDYAGAAECATQVQGLLWVISAFFEEAEYHFYAALTLAAHGETDVDALQRLGQHHAQLQTWARLCAETFASQVALVTAEMARVTGQLLEAESLYEQAIQLAQDNDLVHIEALANELAAQFYRARGLAKIARVYLRDARYAYVRWGADGKVRELDRKHRFLRSEVAQPEPTATLVTAVEHLDLTTVLKVSQAVSGEIVLDRLIETVMRTAIEQAGAEQGLLILLNADTPYIAAQTRIGDDATQLCNEPLHAVALAESVLYQTLRTGVHLCLDDAAADPLFVADPYIQQRGARSILCLALMNQARVVGALYLENNLSAGVFSPARLAVLRLVASQAAISLDNARLYRDLAEREAKIRRLVDANIIGIIVWSAEGKIIEANDAFLRMVGYARDELLSGLVHWRDMTPSSMRANSDAALATAIRTGRAQPFEKEYIRKDGSRLPVIVGLAAFEASQQQGLAFVLDISERKLAEEQVREGERRYRQVQTELAHANRVATMGQLAASIAHEVNQPIAATVTNANAALRWLGAQPPNLDEVEQGLRHIIVDGNRAADVLGRIRALIHKTPPQRQPVSLNVLVEEMVGFSRGEALKHGAEVSVELAADLPLVVADRVELQQVLLNLIINSLEAMTIMAEGQRRLLIRSEALGDNVQISVSDSGPGFACERAEQVFTAFFTTKSTGLGMGLSICRTIIESHGGRLWAERNEPSGARVVFGLPRCE
- a CDS encoding response regulator transcription factor, translating into MHKTYVIAVVDDDEAMRTSLSSLLRASGYRVLGYAGPSDYLESDGPEQTDCLISDIQMPGMTGLQMLDALRAQGWRMPVIFVSAHAGDLPCDKSRATDVVACLRKPFAAHELIAWVEVALRKSENT